A genomic window from Mobula hypostoma chromosome X1, sMobHyp1.1, whole genome shotgun sequence includes:
- the LOC134340125 gene encoding keratin, type II cytoskeletal 8-like, with protein sequence MSVPYTQRSFRQTTQLSGGPSMRSSVAGSVGSSRRISSRKAMSVSGAGIGTGIGGSRRMLSGSSIKLSSGYNSGYGSGYGSGLRSNFSSSSMMPALDLSAPLPQNDTSLQQVRMQETRELTTLNNQFASFINQVRLLEQQNAQLKVKLELLKRQGTYTSNIDNMFQTYIDNLKRQLETLGQEKLKFESDLVQMQGLVEDFKGKYEDEINKRTEMENEFVMVKKDVDESYMNKVELEAKLESLTDEIEFLKTIFQEEIRELESQIQNTAVSVQVDTSRNLNIDQIISEVKAQYQSMADKCRDDAENWKKAKMVELSTMPGGHAEEVRVIKSECNDLQNRIRKLTGDIEYLKQQRLKLEAAIAEAEERGEMSLKDSKQNIVDLQEAIRKAKQEIAKQTREIDELINVKLALDIEINTYSKLLAQEEIRMVEGVKTLSVQQVSQQGNYGNSAYQSGLGAMETSRIAGQRTESSKNILVKTVEQLDGVTVSSTISALQ encoded by the exons ATGAGCGTCCCTTACACCCAAAGGTCCTTTAGACAGACCACGCAGCTTTCAGGCGGCCCATCGATGCGGTCTAGTGTTGCCGGCTCCGTGGGGTCGTCGCGAAGAATTAGTAGCAGAAAGGCGATGAGTGTGTCTGGAGCTGGAATTGGAACAGGTATCGGAGGGTCAAGACGTATGCTTTCTGGCTCATCGATCAAGCTTAGTTCAGGCTACAATTCAGGTTACGGTTCAGGTTACGGTTCAGGTTTAAGGTCAAATTTCAGTTCTAGTTCGATGATGCCGGCCCTTGATCTAAGCGCCCCACTACCACAAAATGACACCAGTCTGCAACAAGTTCGTATGCAGGAAACGAGGGAGCTGACTACGCTCAACAACCAGTTCGCAAGTTTCATAAACCAG GTTCGCCTTCTCGAACAGCAAAATGCTCAGCTGAAGGTCAAACTGGAGCTTCTGAAGAGGCAGGGGACCTACACCTCCAACATCGATAACATGTTCCAAACTTACATTGACAACCTCAAGAGGCAACTGGAAACTCTTGGGCAGGAGAAGCTGAAGTTCGAATCGGACCTTGTGCAGATGCAAGGTCTAGTTGAGGACTTTAAGGGCAA ATACGAAGATGAAATTAACAAGAGAACTGAAATGGAAAACGAGTTTGTCATGGTGAAGAAG GATGTTGATGAATCCTACATGAACAAGGTGGAATTGGAAGCAAAACTAGAAAGCCTGACTGATGAAATTGAATTCCTGAAGACAATCTTCCAAGAG GAAATCCGTGAGCTGGAGTCACAGATTCAGAACACTGCTGTCAGCGTGCAGGTGGACACTAGCCGCAACCTGAACATAGACCAGATCATCAGTGAAGTCAAGGCCCAATACCAAAGTATGGCAGATAAATGCCGTGATGATGCCGAGAACTGGAAAAAGGCGAAG ATGGTGGAACTCAGCACAATGCCTGGAGGTCATGCGGAAGAAGTGCGAGTGATCAAATCGGAGTGTAATGATCTGCAGAATCGCATCCGTAAGCTGACTGGGGACATCGAGTATCTGAAGCAGCAG CGTTTGAAACTGGAGGCTGCGATCGCTGAAGCAGAGGAACGTGGCGAGATGTCTCTCAAAGACAGTAAACAAAATATCGTTGATCTGCAAGAAGCCATCAGGAAAGCAAAACAGGAGATTGCCAAGCAAACTCGTGAAATCGACGAGCTGATAAATGTCAAGCTGGCTCTGGATATCGAAATTAACACCTACAGTAAACTACTGGCGCAAGAGGAAATCAG GATGGTAGAAGGCGTCAAAACCCTCAGCGTCCAACAAGTTTCACAGCAAG GTAACTATGGCAACTCCGCTTATCAGAGTGGTCTGGGTGCAATGGAAACGTCTCGCATCGCAGGACAACGAACAGAATCCTCTAAGAACATACTGGTGAAAACAGTGGAGCAGTTGGATGGTGTTACAGTTTCATCAACAATAAGTGCTTTGCAATAA